In a genomic window of Pseudomonadota bacterium:
- a CDS encoding 1-acyl-sn-glycerol-3-phosphate acyltransferase, translating into QEGYAIEVFIEGGRSRTGKLLRPKLGMLEMALKALAVTPRRDLGILPTFIGYERVIEERSYVSESEGQKKKAEGVSNLLSAPKVLFHRYGRLNVRVGEFFAVQAVLDERGVTREQLRDGQVRREMAQEIGLRTLREINRNTVVTPSAVLATALLGLRGRRIAKNALVDRVLELVEFLAAQGAELDPMVASWSEGDDGRGAVDRTIAAFVRGGRMRVVTGDGESFEISEGQRLPLDYYKNNIIHLFAPSSIVLLSLLRASAAGATEESILEDVTLACRLYRWEFLWPEPSEERAAAEVLAMVREGFGPLVARGIVAERGGRYEVADAARAAAIADVLRNYHEVYLSALHAQRQRVLGEAAGDPARLVRLHFEKAVAEKRYVKPEGQSRINVQSALQSCKDLKLNRPPADERPYDEGGLGDRLIKLLESALG; encoded by the coding sequence CCAGGAGGGTTACGCAATCGAGGTGTTCATCGAGGGTGGGCGCTCGCGGACCGGGAAGCTCCTGCGGCCGAAGCTCGGGATGCTCGAGATGGCGCTCAAGGCGCTCGCCGTGACGCCGCGGCGGGACCTGGGCATCCTGCCGACGTTCATCGGGTACGAGCGCGTCATCGAGGAGCGGTCGTACGTCAGCGAGTCCGAGGGGCAGAAGAAGAAGGCCGAGGGCGTGAGCAACCTGCTCAGCGCGCCGAAGGTGCTGTTCCACAGGTACGGGAGGCTGAACGTGCGGGTCGGGGAGTTCTTCGCGGTCCAGGCCGTGCTGGACGAGCGGGGAGTGACGCGCGAGCAGCTAAGGGACGGACAGGTCCGGCGGGAGATGGCGCAGGAGATCGGGCTGCGCACGCTGCGCGAGATCAACAGGAACACCGTGGTCACGCCGAGCGCCGTGCTCGCGACGGCGCTGCTCGGGCTCCGGGGCAGGCGAATCGCCAAGAACGCGCTCGTCGACCGGGTGCTCGAGCTCGTCGAGTTCCTCGCGGCGCAGGGCGCGGAGCTCGATCCGATGGTCGCCTCGTGGTCGGAGGGCGACGACGGGCGGGGCGCGGTCGACCGGACGATCGCGGCGTTCGTGCGCGGCGGCCGGATGCGCGTCGTGACCGGGGACGGGGAGAGCTTCGAGATCTCGGAGGGGCAGCGCCTGCCGCTCGACTACTACAAGAACAACATCATCCACCTGTTCGCGCCGTCGTCCATCGTCCTCCTGTCCCTCCTGCGCGCGAGCGCCGCGGGCGCGACGGAGGAGTCGATCCTCGAGGACGTCACCTTGGCCTGCCGGCTGTACCGCTGGGAGTTCCTGTGGCCCGAGCCGAGCGAGGAGCGGGCCGCGGCGGAGGTCCTGGCGATGGTCCGCGAGGGGTTCGGGCCGCTCGTCGCGCGCGGGATCGTCGCGGAGCGGGGAGGGCGGTACGAGGTCGCGGACGCGGCGCGCGCCGCGGCGATCGCGGACGTGTTGCGAAACTACCACGAGGTCTACCTCTCGGCGCTCCACGCCCAGCGCCAGCGCGTGCTCGGCGAGGCGGCCGGCGATCCGGCGCGGCTCGTGCGGCTGCACTTCGAAAAGGCGGTGGCCGAGAAGCGGTACGTAAAGCCCGAGGGCCAGTCGCGCATCAACGTCCAGAGCGCGCTCCAGTCGTGCAAGGATCTCAAGCTGAACCGCCCGCCGGCCGACGAGCGGCCCTACGACGAGGGCGGCCTCGGCGATCGCCTCATCAAGCTGCTCGAGTCCGCGCTCGGCTGA
- a CDS encoding DUF4388 domain-containing protein: MPLFGTFDTMPLSDLAQWIAETKQSGTLIITVDAEETYLVFEDGNIAAVGSGGPLTMDAGQILLARRAVTDDQFAAAMSAAGHEGNAARVLVEKGVVTPERVAELTREHAFSAVLDLFFHEEGSFHFSCASAAGPLALEDRPITSRLDRPIATKKLALEAMRRLDDWGRIREVLHGNLTVVYAVDGDSTSEVWRELREYGGPLAIGDLCLRLRRSRFAVYKELYDLHALGLVGVDPMTLEVSGMAGMGPVGVLVDNARLLVQEEQFDEGRGVLSTALSLEPENREARDLMKRLRQAQLAYLYEQIPPHKVPILAVPRGKIGALKLTPKENYLVSRLDGKWDVATLVVATPLGELETLRMLKKLLHAQIARFR; encoded by the coding sequence ATGCCGCTTTTCGGAACCTTCGACACGATGCCGCTGTCGGATCTCGCGCAGTGGATCGCGGAGACGAAGCAGAGCGGGACGCTGATCATCACGGTCGACGCCGAAGAGACGTACCTCGTTTTCGAGGACGGAAACATCGCGGCCGTGGGCTCTGGCGGCCCCCTCACAATGGACGCCGGGCAGATCCTGCTCGCGCGGCGCGCCGTCACCGACGACCAGTTCGCAGCTGCGATGTCGGCGGCCGGGCACGAAGGGAACGCCGCGCGGGTCCTCGTCGAGAAGGGCGTCGTCACCCCCGAGCGCGTGGCGGAGCTGACGCGGGAGCACGCGTTCTCCGCCGTGCTCGATCTGTTCTTCCACGAGGAGGGGAGCTTCCACTTCTCGTGCGCCTCGGCCGCTGGTCCCCTCGCGCTCGAGGATCGCCCGATCACGTCGAGGCTGGACCGCCCGATCGCCACGAAGAAGCTCGCGCTCGAGGCGATGCGGCGCCTCGACGACTGGGGGCGGATCCGCGAGGTGCTCCACGGGAACCTGACGGTCGTCTACGCGGTCGACGGCGACTCGACGAGCGAGGTGTGGCGCGAGCTCCGCGAGTACGGCGGGCCGCTCGCGATAGGCGATCTGTGCCTGCGGCTGCGTCGGAGCCGCTTCGCCGTCTACAAGGAGCTGTACGACCTGCACGCCCTCGGCCTCGTCGGCGTGGATCCGATGACGCTCGAGGTGAGCGGAATGGCCGGGATGGGGCCGGTCGGCGTGCTCGTGGACAACGCGCGGCTGCTCGTCCAGGAGGAGCAGTTCGACGAGGGGCGCGGGGTGCTCTCCACGGCGCTGAGCCTGGAGCCCGAGAACCGGGAGGCGCGCGATCTGATGAAGCGGCTGCGCCAGGCCCAGCTCGCCTACCTCTACGAGCAGATCCCGCCGCACAAGGTGCCGATCCTCGCCGTCCCGCGCGGGAAGATCGGCGCGCTCAAGCTCACCCCCAAGGAGAACTACCTCGTGTCGCGCCTCGACGGGAAGTGGGACGTCGCGACGCTCGTCGTGGCGACGCCGCTCGGCGAGCTCGAGACGCTCCGCATGCTGAAGAAGCTGCTCCACGCGCAGATCGCGCGGTTCCGCTGA
- a CDS encoding GTPase domain-containing protein, which translates to MYYGPGLGGKTTSLQHMHRVLKPDNRGQLISLATGIDRTLYFDFLPVKLPKIKGFSVRMSLYTVPGQVHYDATRKLVLQGADGVVFVADSQVARHEANIESIENLRENLRIHGMNADTVPLVIQYNKRDVPNILTVAQLESDLNQRGVPHFETCALSGVGVFEALKEITKLVLADLRVKGIYGKDRSSSPPPPEDDADAPVEVYETAAPPPRAAAREQSAIVDAIESHMKARESETPAAPEPEGRESAATALSRLWKPGAGRDLVVEMERHIATGEHAAAVRLAEPALRALVDDASGPARSLAESLLALGTCGGHYVRFQRAIALTVPTLDDALFCAFFLTDVELRMQAAGVRVVG; encoded by the coding sequence GTGTATTACGGCCCGGGGTTGGGCGGGAAGACGACGTCGCTGCAGCACATGCACCGCGTCCTCAAGCCCGACAACCGGGGCCAGCTGATCTCGCTCGCGACCGGGATCGACAGGACGCTGTACTTCGACTTCCTCCCGGTCAAGCTGCCCAAGATCAAGGGGTTCTCGGTCCGGATGTCGCTGTACACCGTGCCCGGACAGGTGCACTACGACGCCACGCGCAAGCTCGTGCTCCAGGGAGCCGACGGCGTGGTCTTCGTCGCCGACTCCCAGGTCGCGCGCCACGAGGCGAACATCGAGAGCATCGAGAACCTGCGGGAGAACCTCCGGATCCACGGGATGAACGCCGACACGGTGCCGCTCGTCATCCAGTACAACAAGCGCGACGTGCCGAACATCCTCACCGTCGCGCAGCTCGAATCCGACCTGAACCAGCGCGGCGTGCCGCACTTCGAGACGTGCGCGCTCAGCGGCGTCGGGGTGTTCGAGGCGCTCAAGGAGATCACCAAGCTCGTCCTGGCCGACCTGCGGGTGAAGGGGATCTACGGCAAGGACAGGAGCTCGTCCCCGCCGCCGCCCGAGGACGACGCGGACGCTCCTGTAGAGGTGTACGAGACCGCCGCCCCGCCGCCGCGCGCGGCCGCGCGGGAGCAGTCGGCGATCGTCGACGCGATCGAGAGCCACATGAAGGCGCGCGAGTCGGAGACCCCGGCCGCGCCGGAGCCCGAGGGGCGGGAATCGGCGGCCACCGCGTTGTCGCGCTTGTGGAAGCCCGGCGCGGGTCGGGATCTCGTCGTGGAGATGGAGCGGCACATCGCGACCGGCGAGCACGCGGCCGCGGTCCGCCTCGCCGAGCCGGCGCTCCGGGCGCTGGTCGACGACGCGAGCGGCCCGGCGCGCAGCCTCGCCGAGTCGCTCCTCGCGCTCGGGACGTGCGGCGGACACTACGTCCGGTTCCAGCGGGCGATCGCCCTGACCGTGCCGACGCTGGACGACGCCCTGTTCTGCGCCTTCTTCCTCACCGACGTGGAGCTCAGGATGCAGGCGGCCGGCGTGCGCGTCGTCGGCTGA